From Candidatus Kryptoniota bacterium, a single genomic window includes:
- a CDS encoding glycoside hydrolase family 172 protein has translation MKRSNLFAFSLLIFFGAIQLASAQTDLDKLFSPSQIPYIRNSRLYHVGSYDTTGRNSDFISIPAGKSVSIMDVQGPGAVARIWMTVGSSDPYYLRRILMRMYWDGEQDPSVEVPLGDFFGTGFGYKQYISRFVGMTSGGFYSYFPMPFNKSAKVEIVNETGSTISSFYYNIDYQKVDQPFGIDVGYFHACWNRDIRTRSKENYLILDAEGRGQFVGCNLNIQGYDNNLWFLEGDEMIYVDGETKPSVNGTGTEDFFNSGWYFNRGEYSAPFHGLIWKIDSTSQIAAYRFLVGDAVPFSKSIRVTIEHGTENTEAADYSSTAYWYQLDPHKKFPPMIKASLRIPLRVAVPNGAVEAESLTAIGSDIRTLVEDMTDYGPDWSGGKQLRITADKTGSTFILNVPTPGADRYQMNIYFTKGPDYGDADILLGGEKIGRIDGYASSVLPGGSVSVKDLVSDGGPIGLKFDITGKDKSASGYSVGIDAILISPEKNFITDWNIIGPFPNPSDAQGNRLGLDIPYPPEKEIRLSGTYSGVGGQKIKWQRVKAGNDGMVNLLGHFNPEELVVSYATTQVYSPKEQALTFLIGSDDGVKVFVDGKVLFRKLENRGAQADQDTMSVKLKKGWNTILMKVENNLGGYGFFARIADPARTLKYIRR, from the coding sequence ATGAAACGCAGCAACCTGTTTGCATTCTCCTTGTTGATTTTTTTCGGAGCCATCCAGTTGGCTTCCGCCCAGACTGATCTTGACAAACTTTTCTCACCGTCTCAGATTCCATATATTCGGAACAGCCGCCTTTATCACGTGGGCAGTTACGATACGACCGGCAGGAACAGCGACTTCATTTCCATACCGGCCGGCAAATCAGTGTCGATCATGGACGTTCAGGGGCCAGGCGCCGTCGCGAGGATCTGGATGACTGTCGGTTCATCGGATCCCTACTACTTACGCCGCATTCTAATGAGAATGTACTGGGACGGCGAACAGGATCCGTCAGTCGAAGTGCCGCTCGGAGATTTCTTCGGCACCGGATTCGGTTACAAACAGTACATCTCGAGATTTGTGGGAATGACGAGCGGCGGTTTCTACTCTTATTTCCCGATGCCCTTTAATAAATCTGCGAAAGTTGAAATAGTCAATGAGACAGGAAGCACAATTTCTTCGTTCTACTACAACATCGATTACCAGAAAGTGGACCAACCCTTCGGGATAGATGTGGGCTATTTTCATGCATGTTGGAACAGGGACATCAGGACGAGATCGAAAGAAAATTATCTCATTCTTGATGCTGAGGGCCGCGGACAATTTGTCGGGTGCAACCTGAATATACAGGGATACGACAATAACCTCTGGTTTCTCGAGGGTGACGAGATGATTTACGTCGACGGGGAGACCAAACCCTCGGTAAACGGGACCGGTACAGAAGACTTCTTCAATAGTGGCTGGTACTTCAATCGCGGCGAGTATTCAGCACCGTTCCACGGATTAATCTGGAAGATCGATTCTACTTCTCAAATTGCCGCGTATAGATTCTTGGTGGGCGATGCGGTTCCGTTCAGCAAATCGATTCGCGTTACGATCGAACATGGGACTGAGAATACTGAAGCGGCGGATTACAGCAGCACGGCATACTGGTACCAGTTGGATCCACACAAGAAATTTCCGCCTATGATCAAGGCGAGCTTGAGAATTCCGCTGAGGGTAGCAGTCCCCAACGGAGCGGTGGAGGCAGAGTCGCTCACCGCCATCGGTAGCGACATCCGAACTTTAGTTGAAGACATGACCGATTACGGTCCGGACTGGAGCGGCGGAAAGCAGCTGCGAATCACCGCGGACAAAACCGGGTCGACGTTCATATTAAATGTTCCAACGCCCGGAGCCGATCGTTATCAGATGAACATATATTTTACAAAAGGTCCTGACTACGGCGATGCCGATATCTTACTCGGCGGTGAGAAAATCGGACGAATAGATGGTTACGCGAGTTCTGTGTTGCCGGGCGGGAGTGTAAGCGTCAAGGACCTTGTCTCCGACGGTGGACCGATCGGCTTGAAATTTGACATTACAGGAAAGGACAAATCGGCCTCGGGCTATTCGGTAGGGATCGACGCGATACTAATTTCGCCCGAGAAGAATTTCATTACGGACTGGAATATCATCGGCCCGTTTCCTAATCCTTCGGACGCACAGGGTAACAGGCTTGGGCTGGACATACCGTACCCGCCGGAAAAAGAAATTCGACTTTCAGGCACCTACTCCGGCGTCGGCGGCCAGAAAATAAAGTGGCAGAGAGTGAAAGCAGGAAACGATGGTATGGTGAATCTGCTCGGGCATTTCAATCCGGAAGAGCTCGTTGTATCGTACGCTACGACTCAGGTTTATTCTCCAAAAGAACAGGCATTGACATTCCTAATCGGCTCGGACGACGGAGTTAAGGTCTTCGTGGACGGGAAAGTCTTATTCAGAAAACTCGAGAATCGCGGGGCTCAGGCCGACCAGGACACAATGTCGGTCAAGTTGAAAAAAGGATGGAACACGATTCTCATGAAGGTGGAGAATAATCTAGGAGGTTACGGGTTCTTCGCCAGAATAGCCGACCCGGCAAGAACTCTGAAGTATATAAGAAGATAG